The following are encoded in a window of Parambassis ranga chromosome 15, fParRan2.1, whole genome shotgun sequence genomic DNA:
- the sorbs1 gene encoding sorbin and SH3 domain-containing protein 1 isoform X6: MKGSPDLIPAADLDPSRVCKGKGVVTLRATLVHIDDEGCISKEPNVITTPSGWTSQINGDGSKAGLAEGGGNNPADLPPVNNTQCQTRQDIQNCITTSSVYPCTSTVNPTIVLLQHNREQKKHLSHLEDPTPERDKSPDPGRDSVSPVPDMDGKRLRLSLHSPVHSPVNKPIVPVRNTEKSKDWYKTMFKQIHRIPEPLEENPYRPTYIFPENYDIQMKSKDDVHTPFGYLEDVKLVPRSKSDNVVDSRGRSMPVPTRSSSLRPSAKRNEWEPPDKKVDTRKYRAEPKSIFEYEPGKSSVLKLERTTQDVSPEDIDLENEPWYKFFSEMEFDKASAPSFSPLETASDLQQYSSSKSGRSEVETDRGSSTSEPAAPECDRHVYKSVLEGGDIPLQGLRALNKRHGSSSSSKDSSPAHGESQDEVLRRRHGDKEKILEEQRRLKREQEEADTASRRHTSVVPTHHQFITNERFGDLLNITDNAEKRKSGIERTPAMARFDFRAESLKELPFQKGDIVYIIRQVDQNWYEGEHHGRVGIFPRSYVELLPPSEKAQPKKSPPVQVLEYGEAVARFNFTGDTVVEMSFRKGERITLIRRVDENWYEGKISGTNRQGIFPVTYVEVHRRPRIKNGVEYPDPPVSQSPQRSTNASPLLYRNRLTTSPLPLPRSPRRSVSPEVHAISSEWISLTVGGGSPPAAPTPPLPPLPTVSYRCGEYLPPPFSASPVPPITGSPYCVSPMASPSVSPLPPPYPPRPNSTTPFLTFTPPQGEDFLLSPPSPHLSRSVSPCGGPVLEGWLRGEKELTEGEGAEGDRGRAAQGSRRDSPAEILKNEADHHGRSSRSPVMLFDIQDNNNVNSFAQPQSHSSSPEPSRLSCGIFQALYSYVPQNDDELELQEGDLVSVMEKCDDGWFVGTSKRTKQFGTFPGNYVKEVKL; the protein is encoded by the exons ATGAAAGGTTCTCCTGACCTGATTCCTGCTGCAG aTCTGGACCCGAGCAGAGTGTGCAAAGGGAAAGGAGTGGTGACGCTCAGGGCCACGCTCGTCCACATAGATGATGAGGGCTGCATCAGCAAGGAGCCAAATGTCATCACAACGCCAA GTGGCTGGACAAGCCAGATTAATGGAGACGGCTCTAAAGCAGGATTGGCTGAGGGAGGCGGCAACAACCCAGCTGATTTACCTCCTGTAAACAACACTCAGTGCCAG ACAAGGCAAGACATTCAGAACTGTATCACAACCAGCTCTGTTTACCCCTGTACTAGCACAGTTAACCCCACCATAGTCCTGCTGCAGCACAACAGAG agcagaaaaagcATCTTTCTCATTTGGAAG ACCCAACCCCAGAGAGGGATAAAAGCCCTGATCCTGGGAGAGATTCGGTCAGTCCAGTCCCTGATATGGATGGAAAGAGACTGCGGCTATCACTGCACTCCCCTGTCCACAGTCCTGTCAACAAGCCCATTGTGCCTGTGCGG AACACTGAGAAGTCCAAAGACTGGTATAAGACAATGTTCAAACAGATACACAGAATACCAG AGCCTCTTGAGGAAAACCCTTACCGCCCCACCTACATTTTCCCTGAGAACTATGACATTCAGATGAAATCAAAAG ATGATGTTCACACACCCTTTGGATACTTAGAAGATG TGAAACTTGTCCCACGCTCAAAAAGCGACAACGTGGTCGATTCGAGAGGACGGTCGATGCCGGTGCCTACACGGTCCTCTTCCCTCAGACCCTCTGCCAAAAG GAATGAGTGGGAGCCCCCGGATAAAAAGGTAGACACCAGGAAGTACCGCGCTGAGCCCAAGAGCATCTTTGAGTACGAGCCGGGGAAATCGTCGGTGCTGAAGCTGGAGAGAACG ACTCAGGATGTAAGTCCAGAAGATATAGATTTAGAGAATGAGCCTTGGTATAAATTCTTTTCAGAGATGGAGTTTGACAAAGCG AGTGCCCCCTCTTTCAGCCCCCTGGAAACAGCCTCCGACCTGCAGCAGTA cTCCTCGAGCAAGTCTGGACGCAGCGAGGTGGAGACGGACAGGGGATCTTCCACGAGTGAGCCCGCGGCTCCAGAATGCGACCGCCATGTTTACAAGAGCGTCCTGGAGGGCGGTGACATTCCCTTACAAGGTCTACGCGCTCTAAACAAGCGTCAtggcagctcctcctcctctaaag acTCCTCCCCAGCTCACGGAGAAAGTCAGGATGAAGTGTTGAGGAGGCGTCATGGAGACAAAGAG AAAatcttggaggagcagcggcggCTGAAGCGGGAACAGGAAGAGGCTGACACAGCGTCGAGGCGACACACGAGCGTTGTTCCGACACACCACCAGTTCATCACCAACGAGCGCTTCGGAGACCTGCTCAACATCACAGATAACGCAGAGAAGAGGAAATCAGGCATCGAG AGAACTCCAGCCATGGCTCGCTTTGACTTCAGAGCAGAGTCTCTAAA GGAGTTGCCATTTCAGAAGGGAGACATTGTGTACATCATACGACAAGTGGATCAAAACTGGTATGAGGGCGAACACCATGGAAGAGTCGGCATTTTCCCTCGAAGCTATGTGGAG ctcCTCCCTCCATCAGAGAAAGCACAGCCAAAGAAAAGTCCTCCAGTGCAGGTGCTGGAATATGGAGAGGCCGTCGCTCGCTTCAACTTCACTGGGGACACAGTGGTGGAAATGTCCTTCAGAAAG ggagagAGGATCACGCTAATTCGCAGAGTTGATGAGAACTGGTATGAGGGCAAAATCTCAGGCACCAATCGCCAAGGCATCTTCCCCGTCACCTATGTAGAAGTGCACAGAAGACCCCGCATTAAGAACGGCGTGGAGTACCCCGACCCTCCTGTCAGCCAGTCACCACAGCGCAGCACCAATGCGTCTCCTCTG CTGTATCGTAATCGTCTGACCACCTCCCCCCTGCCTCTTCCTCGCTCCCCCCGCCGCTCTGTGTCCCCCGAAGTCCACGCTATCTCCTCTGAGTGGATCTCCCTGACTGTGGGAGGTGGGAGTCCTCCTGCCGCCCCTACCCCTCCCCTGCCGCCTCTGCCCACCGTGTCCTACCGCTGCGGCGAGTACCTGCCCCCGCCTTTTTCTGCCAGCCCCGTGCCTCCCATCACCGGCAGCCCATACTGCGTCTCCCCCATGGCCTCCCCATCTGTATCCCCTCTGCCCCCGCCTTACCCGCCTCGTCCCAACTCAACCACGCCCTTCCTCACATTTACCCCGCCTCAGGGAGAGGACTTCCTGCTCTCCCCTCCATCCCCACATCTGTCTCGCAGCGTGAGCCCGTGCGGCGGGCCGGTGCTGGAGGGCTGGCTGAGGGGGGAGAAGGAGTTGACAGAGGGGGAAGGTGCAGAGGGGGACAGGGGCCGCGCAGCCCAGGGCAGCAGGCGAGATAGCCCTGCAGAG ATTTTGAAGAATGAGGCCGACCATCATGGACGTAGCTCCAGAAGCCCTGTGATG